Proteins encoded by one window of Phoenix dactylifera cultivar Barhee BC4 unplaced genomic scaffold, palm_55x_up_171113_PBpolish2nd_filt_p 000121F, whole genome shotgun sequence:
- the LOC103713508 gene encoding ABC transporter C family member 10-like: MAFCGGSICSYHGGDTCGLGRILYSNTCMNHFLVISITVLLFFTFFLNFIRKVSSRVVRMQTLFRLSSSIQISSMIFNVSLGLAYLGLGLWMLEEKFRRGEGLFPLHWWLVVLSQGVTWALSGLAVSIRAKQLGEAFVRAWSGVTGVFAGFLCISSILWILVEKKTSIKIALDVLSLPGAVLLLLSAFKGSKDADDCEIINDSLHAPLNIKSYANSNDSDGSVTPFATAGFFNRMSFRWLNPLMKKGYEKPLEEKDIPQLGELDRTESRYSLFVEQLNRQKQTKQTTSPSFLWVIVSCHKKEILVSGFFALLRVLTLSAGPMLLNAFIKVSVGMGTFKYEGYVLAFGMFVAKFLESLSQRQWYFRTRMLGLQVRSLLSAAIYQKQQRLSSSAKLIHSSGEIMNYVTVDAYRIGEFPVWFHQTWTTSLQLGIALVILYHAVGLATISSMAVIVLTVLCNAPVAKLQHRFQTRLMEAQDNRLKAMSEALVNMKVLKLYAWETHFRKVIEGLRTEECRWLSAFQLQRAYNSFLFWSSPVVVSAATFLTCYLLEVPLYPSNVFTFVATLRLVQDPVRSIPDVIGAVIQAKVAFGRIVKFLDAAELQNWHVKRRRSVDLKHPIVIKSSNFSWQGNPSKPTLRDISLELKPGEKVAICGEVGSGKSTLLAAILGEVPSTEGLIQVCGKIAYVSQSAWIQTGTVQENILFGSAMDKQRYQEALEKCSLVKDLEMLPFGDLTEIGERGVNLSGGQKQRIQLARALYQDADVYLLDDPFSAVDARTATSLFKEYVMGALSAKTVLLVTHQVDFLPAFDSILLMSDGEVLRAAPYHELLVSSKEFQDLVNAHKDTVGPERLEKVVSPKDSGMSTSEIDNTSSNKQQKMAKLSGEVQLIKKEETEKGDTGLKPYLQYLNQNKGFLYSALAVLSHVIFIAGQISQNSWMAANVQNPQVSTMRLITVYLAIGCSTAIFLLSRSVFVVVLGLQSSKSLFSLLLNSLFRAPMSFFDSTPLGRILSRVSSDLSIVDLDVPFSLIFSISAMMNVYSNLVVLAVVTWQVLFVSIPMVYLTIRLQAYYLASAKELMRINGTTKSLVANHLAESVAGAVTIRAFEEEDRFFAKNLELIDRNASPFFHNFAASEWLIQRLETMSAAVLSTSALVMALLPPGTFSSGFVGMALSYGFSLNMSLVFSIQNQCTLANYIISVERLNQYMHISSEAPEVAEGNRPPPNWPAVGRVELQDLVIRYRPDTPLVLQGISCIFEGGHKIGMVGRTGSGKTTLISALFRLVEPAGGKIIIDGLDIATIGLHDLRSRFGIIPQDPTLFNGSVRYNLDPLGQHTDQQIWEVLDKCQLREAVQEKEQGLDSLVVEDGSNWSMGQRQLFCLGRALLRRSRVLVLDEATASIDNATDAILQRTIRTEFAGSTVITVAHRIPTVMDCTMVLAISDGKLVEYDCPQKLMKSEGSLFAELVKEYGSHTANAEIQSTNSQ; encoded by the exons ATGGCTTTCTGTGGGGGTTCTATATGCTCCTACCATGGTGGAGATACCTGTGGTCTTGGCAGAATCCTTTACTCCAACACTTGCATGAACCACTTCTTGGTCATCTCCATCACTGTGCTTCTCTTCTTCACATTCTTCCTGAATTTCATCCGCAAGGTGTCATCGAGAGTAGTTCGCATGCAGACACTCTTCCGGCTCTCTTCATCAATACAAATATCTTCTATGATCTTCAATGTCTCCTTGGGATTGGCTTATCTAGGCCTTGGGTTATGGATGCTGGAGGAAAAATTTAGGAGGGGGGAGGGCCTTTTCCCTCTGCATTGGTGGCTGGTGGTGTTGTCTCAAGGTGTTACTTGGGCTCTTTCTGGCTTAGCGGTGAGCATCAGAGCCAAACAGCTAGGAGAGGCCTTCGTCAGGGCCTGGTCAGGAGTCACAGGCGTGTTTGCTGGATTTCTCTGTATCTCCTCCATCTTATGGATCCTTGTAGAGAAGAAAACATCAATAAAGATTGCTCTTGATGTCTTGTCGCTACCTGGTGCCGTTCTTTTGCTGCTTTCTGCCTTCAAAGGATCCAAAGATGCCGATGACTGTGAGATCATCAATGACTCTCTTCATGCACCTCTGAATATCAAGTCCTATGCcaattcaaatgattcagatggTTCTGTGACTCCCTTTGCAACTGCTGGCTTCTTCAATAGAATGTCATTCCGGTGGCTGAACCCTCTGATGAAGAAAGGCTATGAGAAACCCCTGGAGGAGAAAGACATACCTCAGTTAGGTGAGCTAGATCGAACTGAGAGCCGGTACTCTTTGTTTGTGGAGCAACTGAACAGACAAAAACAGACTAAGCAAACAACTTCACCATCCTTCTTATGGGTAATAGTTTCTTGCcataagaaagaaattctagtttCTGGGTTCTTTGCATTGCTTAGGGTCCTTACCTTGTCAGCTGGCCCGATGCTTCTAAATGCCTTCATCAAAGTGTCTGTAGGCATGGGAACTTTTAAATATGAAGGTTATGTGTTGGCCTTTGGAATGTTTGTGGCAAAATTCTTAGAATCTTTGTCACAGAGGCAGTGGTACTTCCGAACCAGAATGTTGGGACTGCAGGTGAGGTCATTGCTATCTGCGGCTATTTATCAGAAGCAGCAGAGGCTGTCAAGCTCTGCCAAACTGATCCATTCTTCAGGGGAGATAATGAACTACGTTACGGTTGATGCATATAGGATAGGCGAGTTTCCAGTCTGGTTTCATCAAACATGGACAACAAGCCTCCAACTTGGTATTGCTTTAGTAATTCTCTACCATGCTGTGGGTCTCGCGACGATTTCTTCCATGGCTGTGATAGTACTTACTGTGCTCTGTAATGCTCCTGTGGCCAAACTACAGCACAGGTTCCAGACAAGGCTCATGGAAGCTCAGGATAACAGGCTAAAGGCTATGTCAGAGGCTCTGGTGAATATGAAAGTGCTAAAGCTCTATGCGTGGGAAACACATTTTAGGAAGGTCATTGAAGGGTTGAGAACAGAGGAGTGCAGGTGGCTATCAGCATTTCAGCTACAGAGGGCATATAATAGCTTCCTCTTCTGGTCATCTCCTGTAGTGGTCTCAGCTGCAACTTTCTTGACTTGCTATCTTCTTGAGGTTCCACTATATCCTAGCAATGTGTTCACCTTTGTGGCCACATTACGTCTTGTGCAAGATCCAGTGAGATCTATTCCTGATGTTATTGGAGCTGTGATTCAAGCAAAGGTCGCATTTGGAAGGATAGTCAAGTTTCTCGATGCAGCAGAGCTGCAGAATTGGCATGTTAAAAGGAGGCGCAGCGTGGACCTCAAGCACCCGATAGTAATCAAGtcatcaaacttttcttggcaAGGCAACCCATCAAAACCTACGCTCCGAGACATAAGCTTGGAACTTAAACCTGGGGAAAAGGTGGCTATATGTGGCGAGGTTGGCTCCGGAAAATCAACTCTTTTGGCAGCCATTCTTGGAGAGGTTCCAAGTACAGAGGGCTTG ATTCAAGTCTGTGGAAAAATTGCATATGTTTCTCAGAGCGCATGGATTCAGACCGGAACTGTACAAGAGAATATCCTCTTTGGGTCTGCTATGGATAAGCAACGATACCAGGAAGCACTAGAGAAATGTTCTTTGGTCAAGGACCTTGAGATGCTACCCTTTGGAGATCTTACTGAAATAGGAGAAAGAGGGGTGAATCTCAGTGGTGGTCAGAAACAGCGCATTCAGCTAGCCCGTGCGCTGTACCAAGATGCAGATGTATATCTCTTGGATGATCCTTTCAGTGCTGTTGATGCCCGTACTGCTACTAGCCTCTTTAAG GAATATGTCATGGGAGCTCTGTCAGCAAAGACAGTCCTATTGGTGACACATCAAGTTGATTTCCTTCCAGCCTTTGATTCCATATTG TTGATGTCTGACGGGGAGGTTCTGCGAGCTGCTCCTTATCATGAACTCTTGGTTTCAAGCAAAGAATTCCAGGATCTTGTCAATGCGCACAAAGACACTGTTGGTCCTGAAAGGCTTGAGAAGGTTGTTTCTCCTAAAGATAGCGGGATGTCTACGAGTGAGATTGATAACACTTCAAGTAATAAACAGCAAAAGATGGCAAAATTATCAGGAGAAGTTCAGTTGATTAAAAAAGAGGAGACAGAGAAAGGTGACACCGGTCTAAAGCCGTACTTACAGTATTTGAATCAGAACAAAGGCTTCTTGTATTCTGCATTGGCAGTTCTTTCTCATGTGATATTTATAGCTGGGCAGATTTCTCAGAACTCATGGATGGCTGCCAATGTTCAAAATCCTCAAGTGAGCACAATGCGGCTTATTACAGTGTACTTGGCAATTGGGTGCAGCACAGCTATCTTCTTGTTATCTAGATCTGTGTTTGTAGTTGTCTTGGGTCTCCAGTCATCAAAATCCctgttttctcttcttctcaacTCATTATTCCGTGCGCCGATGTCATTCTTTGATTCTACTCCTCTGGGAAGGATTCTGAGTCGG GTCTCTTCTGATTTGAGTATAGTTGATCTTGATGTGCCATTCAGCTTAATCTTTAGCATCAGTGCTATGATGAATGTATACAGCAATCTTGTGGTGTTAGCTGTTGTTACATGGCAAGTATTATTTGTCTCCATACCAATGGTTTATCTAACCATTCGCTTGCAG GCATACTACTTAGCTTCTGCAAAGGAGCTTATGCGGATCAATGGCACCACAAAATCTCTTGTGGCAAATCATTTAGCCGAGTCCGTCGCAGGAGCCGTTACGATCAGGGCCTTTGAAGAGGAAGATCGGTTCTTTGCCAAAAATCTGGAACTTATTGACAGAAACGCCAGTCCATTCTTCCACAACTTCGCGGCGAGCGAGTGGCTGATCCAACGATTAGAGACTATGAGTGCTGCTGTTCTTTCAACATCTGCCCTTGTGATGGCTTTACTTCCTCCAGGAACTTTTAGTTCTG GATTCGTTGGGATGGCACTATCTTATGGCTTCTCATTAAACATGTCCCTTGTTTTCTCGATTCAAAATCAGTGCACACTTGCAAATTACATCATCTCTGTAGAAAGGCTGAATCAGTATATGCACATTTCAAGTGAAGCCCCAGAAGTTGCAGAAGGCAACCGGCCTCCACCCAATTGGCCTGCTGTTGGTAGAGTGGAGCTCCAAGATTTAGTG ATCAGATATCGGCCGGATACTCCTCTTGTACTTCAGGGAATCAGTTGCATATTTGAAGGTGGGCACAAGATTGGGATGGTTGGCCGAACTGGAAGTGGGAAGACTACTCTAATAAGTGCACTGTTTCGTCTTGTTGAGCCTGCTGGAGGAAAGATCATCATAGATGGCCTCGACATCGCCACAATCGGCCTCCATGATCTGAGGTCTCGTTTTGGGATAATACCTCAAGATCCAACCCTTTTCAATGGATCTGTTCGGTACAACTTGGATCCTCTCGGACAACATACGGATCAGCAAATATGGGAG GTCCTTGACAAATGTCAGCTACGAGAAGCTGTTCAAGAGAAAGAACAGGGGCTGGATTCATTAG TTGTCGAGGATGGATCGAATTGGAGCATGGGGCAGCGACAATTATTCTGTTTGGGACGTGCCCTGTTAAGGAGAAGTCGCGTGCTAGTGCTAGATGAAGCCACTGCATCAATCGACAATGCCACGGATGCAATTCTTCAAAGAACCATAAGAACAGAATTTGCAGGTAGCACAGTCATTACTGTTGCTCATAGAATCCCAACAGTGATGGACTGCACAATGGTGCTTGCTATTAGTGATG GGAAATTAGTGGAGTACGATTGCCCACAGAAACTGATGAAGAGTGAGGGGTCTCTGTTTGCGGAGCTTGTCAAGGAGTATGGTTCTCATACTGCAAATGCTGAAATCCAGTCCACAAATTCACAGTGA
- the LOC103713490 gene encoding uncharacterized protein LOC103713490, with translation MPAITTPNPIVNANLFTASRTTLPENAHRLLAFCPPPFSQFLSRPQTLAFSLRRRKRRRGTLVSSKPSSAELSAAEEEWLKKLPDKKKPLYSHSLPCIEAWLKNLGFYQSREDRAVWFVEKPNWHAQLSLDVTDLYIRYLKSGPGDLEKDVERRFSYALSREDIENAIIGGP, from the exons ATGCCGGCAATTACGACACCGAATCCCATTGTAAACGCTAACCTCTTTACCGCCTCGCGAACCACCCTCCCGGAGAACGCCCATCGGCTTCTCGCCTTCTGCCCTCCCCCTTTCTCCCAATTCCTTTCTCGTCCCCAAACCCTAGCTTTCTCCcttaggaggaggaagaggaggaggggaaccCTAGTCTCCTCGAAACCCTCGTCGGCGGAGCTCTCCGCCGCCGAGGAGGAGTGGCTCAAGAAGCTCCCGGACAAGAAGAAGCCGCTCTACTCCCACAGCCTCCCTTGTATAGAGGCGTGGCTGAAGAATTTAGGGTTCTATCAGAGCCGCGAGGACCGGGCGGTGTGGTTCGTGGAGAAGCCCAATTGGCACGCCCAGCTCTCCCTCGATGTCACCGATCTCTACATAAG GTACCTGAAGAGTGGACCTGGAGATCTTGAGAAGGATGTGGAGAGGAGATTTAGCTATGCATTGAGTAGAGAGGACATTGAGAATGCTATAATTGGTGGACCATGA